AATAAAAACTGATTTTACTATAATTAATAATTGGTATGTGATTATTTTGAGCGAGAGTAGTTCAGTGGTAGAACACTAGCTTCCCAAGCTAGCTGTCGCGGGTTCGACCCCCGTCTCTCGCTCCAAGCATTAATATTAAAATTGCCCATATAGCTCAGTTGGTAGAGCGTCACCTTGGTAAGGTGGAGGTCACCGGTTCAATCCCGGTTATGGGCTCCAGAAATTACAAGGAACACAACACACCAGGATGAGTTTACTTGTAGAAATAAATTATATAAACACAAAAAAAGGAGGAAATAAAAAATGGCAAAAGCAAAATTTGAAAGAAGCAAACCTCATGTAAACATAGGAACAATAGGTCACGTAGACCACGGTAAGACAACATTAACAGCAGCAATTACAACAGTATTAGCACAAAAAGGAGGAGCATCAGCAACAAAGTATGACGAAATAGATAAAGCTCCAGAAGAAAAAGAAAGAGGAATCACAATCAATACATCACACGTAGAGTATGAAACAGCAAACAGACACTATGCACACGTAGACTGCCCAGGACATGCTGACTATGTAAAGAACATGATAACAGGAGCAGCACAAATGGATGGAGCAATCTTAGTTGTATCAGCAGCAGATGGTCCAATGCCACAAACAAGAGAACATATACTACTAGCATCAAGAGTTGGAGTACAATATATAGTAGTATTCTTAAATAAAGCTGACCAAGTAGATGATCCAGAATTAATAGAATTAGTTGAAATGGAAGTAAGAGAATTATTAAATGAATATGGATTCCCAGGAGATGATACTCCAATCGTAGTAGGATCAGCATTAGAAGTATTAGAAAACCAAGACAATGCAGAAAAAACAAAATGCATAGATGAATTAATGGAAGCAATAGATAGCTATATACCAACACCAGAAAGAGCAACAGATCAACCATTCTTAATGCCAGTAGAAGATGTATTTACAATAACAGGAAGAGGAACAGTTGCAACAGGAAGAGTTGAAAGAGGAGTTCTACATACAGGAGATGAAGTAGAATTAATCGGAATGAAAGAAGAAGTATCAAAGACAGTATGTACAGGAATAGAAATGTTCAGAAAAATACTTGATGAAGCAATGGCAGGAGACAACATAGGAGCATTATTAAGAGGTATCCAAAGAGACGAAATCCAAAGAGGTCAAGTATTAGCAAAACCAGGTTCAGTAACACCACACAAAAAATTCGTAGGTCAAGTATACGTATTAAAGAAAGAAGAAGGTGGAAGACATACACCATTCTTTAACGGATACAGACCACAATTCTACTTCAGAACAACAGATGTTACAGGATCAATCAACTTACCAGAAGGAGTAGAAATGGTAATGCCTGGAGACCACATAGATATGGCAGTAGAATTAATCACACCAGTAGCAATGCACGAAAACTTAAGATTCGCTATCAGAGAAGGTGGAAGAACAGTAGGTTCAGGAGTTGTTACAACAATATCTGAATAATTTTAAATTATAGGGACTGGGTTTCTAGACCTAGTCCTTTTAAGAATTAAAAATATGTAAAAAAGTGGTATATGTTCCATAGGATAAAATATTAAATTCGTTGACATATACCGTTAGTTATGATAAAGTAAATAAGTGATGCAAAAAATAAAAAGAAGTAGAACCTACACATATAGGTTATGTACTAGGAGGTGTAGATCATGAGAGTAAAAGTAACACTAGCTTGTACAGAGTGCAAACAAAGAAATTATAATACAATGAAAAACAAGAAAAATGATCCAGATAGATTAGAAATGAACAAATATTGCCCACATTGCCATAAACATACAGCTCATAAGGAAACAAAATAATCTGTTTCGGATTTGATGTCCTTTATAATTTTTTAAGGATGTGAGTGAAATGGCCACAAATAAAACTACAAATAATATCGCATCAGCTAAAAAGAGTGGTTTGTTAGGTTTTTTTAGAGATTTAAAGCATGAATTCAAAAGAATAACATGGGCTCCTAAAAAAGATGTAAAAAAAGCAACTGAAGTTGTTTTAGTATTTTGCTTTATTTATATGATTATTGTTGGGGTGTTTGATTATGGATTCAACAACCTATTCAAACTAGTATTTAAGCTGTAGAAGTGAATAAAAGGAGGGAAATAGGGATATCCTAATCCCTGAAATTATGTCAGAAGAAAAAGCGAAATGGTATGTGGTTCATACATATTCAGGATATGAAAATAAAGTTAAAGTTAATCTCCAAAAAACTGTAGATAACAGAGACTTGCATCATTGGATCTTTGATATACAAGTACCTATGGAAGAACAGGTTGAAGTTAAAGACGGTAAAAAGAAGATAACATTAAAGAAAACTTTCCCAGGATATGTATTAGTTAAAATGTTAATGACAGATGATTCATGGTACATAGTTAGAAATACTAGAGGGGTAACAGGATTTGTAGGTCCAGGATCTAAGCCAGTACCTCTTACAGAAGAAGAAGTATTGTCTATGGGAATAAAAGAAAAACAACCAGAAGTAGATGTTGAGGTTGGAGAAAATGTTAAGGTTGTATCAGGACCTTTAGAAGGATTCCCGGCGACTATACAAGAAATCAATGTAGAAAAATGTAAAATAAAAGCTTTAGTTAATATGTTTGGCAGGGAAACCCCTGTTGAACTTGATTTTAATCAGATAGAAAAACTTGATTAGCTATTAAGACAATTGTTTTAATTAGTGGGAGGATTTTAATCCGTATAACCACATATAGGAGGTGTAAAATATGGCTAAAAAAGTAGTAGGAATGATAAAACTTCAACTTCCAGCAGGAAAGGCAAGTCCAGCACCACCAGTAGGTCCAGCTTTAGGACAACACGGTGTTAACATTATGGGATTCTGTAAAGAATTTAATGCTAAAACTGCTAAACAAGCAGGACTAATAATTCCTGTAGTTATTACTGTATATCAGGATAGATCTTTTAGTTTTATACTAAAGACTCCACCAGCAGCTGTATTATTAAAGAAAGCAGCTGGAATAGAAAGTGGTTCTGGTGTTCCTAATAAGACTAAAGTAGCTAAGGTTACAAAAGATCAAATTAAGGAAATAGCAGAAACAAAAATGCCTGATTTAAATGCAGGATCTATAGAAACAGCTATGAGTATGATAGCTGGAACAGCTAGAAGCATGGGCATAACTGTAGAAGAATAATAACTACTAAAATAGTGGGAGGTATATACCGTTAATACCACAAAGGAGGAATTAGAATGGGAAAAAAATACACTGAAAGTGTAAAATTAGTTGATAAGAACACATTATATACAGTTCAAGAAGCTATAGAACTTGTTACAAAAACATCAAAAGCTAAATTTGATGAAACTGTAGAATTAGCTGTTAGACTTGGAGTAGATCCAAGACATGCAGACCAACAAGTTAGAGGAGCTGTTGTGCTTCCTCATGGAACTGGTAAAAAAGTTAGAGTTCTAGTTTTTGCTAAAGGTGATAAAGTTAATGAAGCACAAGAAGCAGGAGCTGACTTTGTTGGAGCAGAAGAACTAGTAGAAAAAATACAAAAAGAAAACTGGTTTGATTTTGATGTAGTCGTTGCTACACCAGATATGATGGGAGTAGTAGGAAGACTAGGTAGAGTATTAGGACCTAAAGGTTTAATGCCAAATCCAAAATCAGGCACAGTAACATTTGATGTTGCTAAAGCTATAGCAGATATAAAAGCAGGTAAAGTTGAATATAGAGTAGATAAAACTGCTATAATTCACGTGCCAATAGGAAAGTCTTCTTTTGGAGAAGAAAAATTATCAAATAACTTCCATGTATTAATGGAAGCTGTTGTAAAAGCTAAGCCAGCAGCAGCAAAAGGACAATATATAAAATCAGTTTCTATTTCAAGTACTATGGGACCAGGAATAAAGATTAATCCAGGTAAAGTGCTAGAATAATATTGACAAAATAATAATTTGTTGATATACTGATTAAAGTTGTAAAAGTGAATATATCTCCGTAGACAGTAGGTGTTATACATAATTAGTGAAAACTAAGCCTACCTAGGAGCCCGATATAAAGTATATTAGGTCTCTCTGTCTTACGGAGAGACCTTTATTATTATAAATCACGGTAAACTGTGAGGAGGTGGACACACAGTGGGAAATAATAGACAATTAAAAGAAGCTAAAGTTAAAGAAATACAAGAAAAAATGGAGAAAGCTCAAGCTATAGTATTTGTTAAATATCAAGGTTTAACTGTTGAAGAAGATACTATGTTAAGAAAAGAGTTAAGAGAAGCAGGTGTTGAATATAAAGTTTATAAAAATACTTTATCAACTATAGCCGCTAAAAATTTAGGCTACGAAGGTTGCGTAGATTTATTAGAAGGACCTGTTTCAGTAGCTTTCGGTTACGATGATGTAACAGCTCCAGCTAGAGTTCTTAATGATTTCGCTAAGAAAAA
Above is a window of Clostridium sporogenes DNA encoding:
- the tuf gene encoding elongation factor Tu; this translates as MAKAKFERSKPHVNIGTIGHVDHGKTTLTAAITTVLAQKGGASATKYDEIDKAPEEKERGITINTSHVEYETANRHYAHVDCPGHADYVKNMITGAAQMDGAILVVSAADGPMPQTREHILLASRVGVQYIVVFLNKADQVDDPELIELVEMEVRELLNEYGFPGDDTPIVVGSALEVLENQDNAEKTKCIDELMEAIDSYIPTPERATDQPFLMPVEDVFTITGRGTVATGRVERGVLHTGDEVELIGMKEEVSKTVCTGIEMFRKILDEAMAGDNIGALLRGIQRDEIQRGQVLAKPGSVTPHKKFVGQVYVLKKEEGGRHTPFFNGYRPQFYFRTTDVTGSINLPEGVEMVMPGDHIDMAVELITPVAMHENLRFAIREGGRTVGSGVVTTISE
- the rpmG gene encoding 50S ribosomal protein L33 codes for the protein MRVKVTLACTECKQRNYNTMKNKKNDPDRLEMNKYCPHCHKHTAHKETK
- the secE gene encoding preprotein translocase subunit SecE, with protein sequence MATNKTTNNIASAKKSGLLGFFRDLKHEFKRITWAPKKDVKKATEVVLVFCFIYMIIVGVFDYGFNNLFKLVFKL
- the nusG gene encoding transcription termination/antitermination protein NusG, which gives rise to MSEEKAKWYVVHTYSGYENKVKVNLQKTVDNRDLHHWIFDIQVPMEEQVEVKDGKKKITLKKTFPGYVLVKMLMTDDSWYIVRNTRGVTGFVGPGSKPVPLTEEEVLSMGIKEKQPEVDVEVGENVKVVSGPLEGFPATIQEINVEKCKIKALVNMFGRETPVELDFNQIEKLD
- the rplK gene encoding 50S ribosomal protein L11, producing MAKKVVGMIKLQLPAGKASPAPPVGPALGQHGVNIMGFCKEFNAKTAKQAGLIIPVVITVYQDRSFSFILKTPPAAVLLKKAAGIESGSGVPNKTKVAKVTKDQIKEIAETKMPDLNAGSIETAMSMIAGTARSMGITVEE
- the rplA gene encoding 50S ribosomal protein L1, encoding MGKKYTESVKLVDKNTLYTVQEAIELVTKTSKAKFDETVELAVRLGVDPRHADQQVRGAVVLPHGTGKKVRVLVFAKGDKVNEAQEAGADFVGAEELVEKIQKENWFDFDVVVATPDMMGVVGRLGRVLGPKGLMPNPKSGTVTFDVAKAIADIKAGKVEYRVDKTAIIHVPIGKSSFGEEKLSNNFHVLMEAVVKAKPAAAKGQYIKSVSISSTMGPGIKINPGKVLE
- the rplJ gene encoding 50S ribosomal protein L10, producing the protein MGNNRQLKEAKVKEIQEKMEKAQAIVFVKYQGLTVEEDTMLRKELREAGVEYKVYKNTLSTIAAKNLGYEGCVDLLEGPVSVAFGYDDVTAPARVLNDFAKKNKNLELKGGIIDGELYDVDKIKKIASIPSKDILIAKLLGSFKAPVSNFAYLINAIKDKKESEEA